The Ornithorhynchus anatinus isolate Pmale09 chromosome 16, mOrnAna1.pri.v4, whole genome shotgun sequence genome contains the following window.
gacacagtccctgaccacagtgagcttacagtctagagagggagacagacactaatagaaatggggggggagggtgtgtgaacaaagggagcaaaacagtgcaatgcagaagagagtgggagaagaggaaatgagggcttagtcagggaaggcctcttggaagggacatgtcttcagtaagactttgaaggtggggaaagtaattgtcagatttaaagaggaagggcattccaggccagaggcaggacatggcagggaggtcagtggtgagatagatgagattgaggtacagtgaggttagcattagagaagcgaagagttgggggctggattgtaataggaaaggAGCAAGATGAAGCAgaacgggcaaggtgattgagtgcttttaaacctatggtgaggagtttctgtttgatgcagaggtggattagcaactcctagaggttcttgaggagtgggggaaaatggactgtacgtttttgaagaaaaatgatccgggcagcagagtgaagtaaagactgggaagggagagacaggaggcggtgagctcagcaaggaggctgatacagtaatcaaggtgggataggttaagtgcttggattaacatggtagcagtttggatggagaggaaaaggtggattttggcgatgttttAAAGGTTGAACAAATAGGCGTCAAAGAAGGGCTTTGACCTTCTGTACTTTTGCAAATGCTTGTGGTCAAATAGTTGTGCTGGACAGCCGGGCACGTGGCCTTCTGGTTTCAGAGTTCCTCACCTACGGACAACGTTCTCACCTGCTAGAGGTGTCGAGAGGTGCCTTCTGCCTGAAGGATCTCTGGAAGGTTCTGTCAGCAACCAGGAGTCTGTAGTTAAATCACAGGTTTAGAATCCCCTTGTTTCCCGCCCACATGAAATTTGGGAGCTAAGACACACTAAGAAGCTCTATAAATTTCACTCAAGTCACAACACaaaattccattttattttccaactGAAAGCAGATAAATTATAAAATCCTGAGAACACAAATAAATCAAAATAATCACACTGGAAGTAACAGTTCTGCCTTCAGTCAAAATGCCTTAGGCAGTATTTTCAGAGCTTGCTGGAGAACAAAGATCTAGACGCTTTTTGGATTATTCCAAATGTTCTGGTTCATTTGGAagtttgggtgtttttttctcTTGGCTTTTTAACGGTTAAAATTTTTACAAAATGTTATACACTTCACAGAGGTCGCGATGAACAAGGCAACAAAAAGAGTACTCCGGATGATGAAAACGGGCCAAATTTTGTAGGTTTTTGCAACAGGGAGTGTGCCCACAGGGCCACTGTCaatgctccctccttccccgggggTCTCACAGAAGGGAGGCTCCCAGCCACGATCGCAGTGGCAGTTTCTCTTGTTGTTGAACACCCCTCGATGATTACACATTTGAGGTTCGTAGTTGTAACTGAGGAGAGACATATTGAGGCAGGTCCTTTTGATGCATATCAAGCCAGTGCCGCAGAAGGTGCCGTCTTTGACATCCCCCATATCGGCGATTCTCAGTGTGTGCATGGATACGTGGTAGTCTGTCCCCCAGCACGTGGTATTGCTGGCTTTCACGTGAGTTTGAATGACTGACGTATGGTCCGGCATAGAAGGAACGGTCATCACATTGACACACTGCACTCTTCCACACAACGTATCCCGAACCGAACACTTTTTGTAACCGCGCCCTGAAAGGCCACAGTTCCCAAATCGGTCGACCTTTTCGTTCACCTCCTTATAGCACAGTAGTGGAGCAGTCTTAGCTTCCTTACCAAATAGGTTTCTGCACTGCCGCAGGCGGGAATGACAACCGCCATGGTAACAGATGGCACCGTCACTACATGGGGTTCCATCCAGCTTGTACACATCTTCTGGACACAAATTCGAGGTCCCATTACAGTACTCTTCGAGATCACATTCGCTTTGCCTCCGTCTACACATCATTTTGGCTGGAACAAACTGGCATCGTCTGCAGCACGCTCCAGAAATGCACTGGGCCCCAGGGCTCAGTGTGCAGTCGGGCCGGCAACAGGCATCTTTCTTACACTCACTCTCTGTTCCACAGTCGCactgctcttctccttccaccaCTTTGTTACCGCATCTGCCTTCCACAAATCCCACTACAGGAATATTATTGAGACAGGTGGCTGTCTTGCTCACAAAattgaaaaaataattgaaacTACAGTTACTGAAACCCCCTTTAGGGGTGCTGCCTCTGCTGAACATGATACATCTTTTCGCCGAACACTGACAGTATCGGTAATCGTGGCCCAGGCCACAGCCGTGGCCCAATTCGTGAGCGGAGTAGAGAGACGAACTGAGCAGATACGGCCCCGCCAGCGTGGATGTGGACGCCATGTACTTTCTCATGCAGGCGGAAGCCACGAAGGCCCAGCCCATGGCATCGGAATAATACCTACGCACAAACAAATGTGCGAAATCATGTTGGGTACGAGGATACAGAACTTTGTCTTGGTAAACTGAAAATTCGCCAAGTATTCTACTTAATTTTTTGTGACTAGTATTCACTTTGTCATTGTCTGTCCAGACCTCCAAGGCTTTCAAAAAGACGTGCGCTTTCATCTTCTCAAAGTACGAGTCCATATAACTGACGATTTGAATTGTGTCCTGGATGACTGTGGATAAATTGCTTTCCCTGAATCTGTACCTGGCGTTGTCCACCGCCACGGCCAGCTCCACATACTTGGGGTGTATGTAGGAGTCGTGCCAGTAAAGTTgtggggaagaggcagacagCTGGAGCCGGGCCATCTGGCGGGCGATCTCCTCGTCGGTGAGGCCGCAGGTCCAGTTTCCCAGCTGCAGGTCGTCCAGCAGGGACACCCGGTGCTCGAAGGTGGCGGAGGCCGGCAGGGGCTCCACCTGGTAGAGGCGGCCTTGCAGCCGCAGCATCCCCCACAGCCCCCGGGAGCAGGTGCTGAAGGTGGCCAGGGAGTCCGGGGCGCCCTCCACGGCCCCGCGGTAGTAGCAGCCGTGGGGCACGTAGGGCTGCTCCTCCAGCAGCTCCCCCCGGGCCGAGAAGGTGAAGACGGGCAGGCGGCGGGGCAGCAGCAGCTTCTTGGGCCGCAGGTGCAGCACGTGCCTCCGGCCCTCGAGGGGCAGCAGGTAGGACAGCCGGCCGGgctcctcggcctccccgccGCGGGGGGTCAGCCTCTCGGGGATGACCACCTCGGAGGAGGAGAAGCCCCAGTCgtcggggacggcgaggaggccgcCCAGGCCGAGGAGCAGCAGGgcggtccccgccgcccccatgGCGCCCGGCCCCGCTTCAGACATGGCGCCTCAACGTTGCCTCCGCCTCCCGCGCCTGCGCCCTCTGCCGGCTGTTGAGGGGATCTGCACGTTCGGATGGGAAATGGCGGCAAAGTTGGGAAACGGTCGACGGCGTGAGGGAAAGGGcgcgggggaggacggggggcggggagaggcaacCTGTGATGTcgcgggggtgggcagggaagaacGGAGCGACGACCCTGGAGGAggataggggaggagagagagagaaaggggtgagaggaggaggaggagaggcggagggaggaAGGTCGAGGGCAGCGGGGGCAAAGGAGGCTGGAtagtgagggatggagaggaggatgggggggatggaggaaagcaggaaggaagcgggagggagggggaattgaaggaaaaagctcgggctttggagtcagaggtcatggcttcgaatcccggctctgccacttggcagctgtgtgactgtgggcaagtcacttcacttctctgtgcctaagttacctcatctgcaaaatggggattaagactgtgagccccacgtgggacaacctgatttccttgtgtctaccccagcacttagaacagtgctctgcacatagtaagcgcttaacaaataccaacattattattgaaggggcgggaaggagagaggaggagagaggatgagggaaacGAAGGGAGGCCAGAGGGCGAGAGTAGGAGAGGGGCGGGTGGGAAGAGGGAACggagaggaggacaaggaaagAGGGTGTAAGAaagagggaggctggagggaggatgatCGAAGTGTGCGGGACAAAGAGAGGAGGCgagggagagaagggtgaggaaggagggtaaggatgagggaaatggaaggaagggagactggagggggaaggatggagagagggatgacAGAGGATGATGAATAAAgccagagagagggaggctgagggatGAGGAATGGGCAAGAAGGTAAACCCGTCAGTGCAAATAGGCCCAAATAGAACAAGGAGGTGGGATCTGGAGAAGGAggtctgacaggtggcagggtagGGACCCAAAGAGAGGAGGAGCCGTAGGGGCACAGACACCTGGTAAAGCTCCCGGATTGCCCTCAAGCCAAGAGGACTAAGCTGtgccaggggaagagaggagagggagacctgACTTCAAGTTTCTAAAGTCTTcacgggcagggatcaggtctgtttgttgtattgtactgccccgagtgtttagtacaatgctccgcacccattagacactcagtaaatatcatggattgaattGATCGGTTGACTGTTTCAGGGGGTGGGAACCCTCTGGTTTCAGTTATGTTGAAAAACGGGGAGAGAAGGCTATTCTTGAATTCTTGATATACGACTACAATCGCTACTGAAAACGTCATTCAGATAAAACAAAATTTGTTTTCACTTTCCAATCAAAACCAGATAAAGTTATGAAAACTGATTTTTTCACATccggaaaacaaaaataaattggTAAGATGGCCATGGCAGTGGCGGTTTAGCCTTTAGGTAAAGGGCCTGTTGCAGTCTCttcaaaagcttttttttttttaaagtggtatttgttaaatattttctatgtgccaagctctgttctaagcgctggggtagatacaagctaatcaggttggagcagtTGACACAGTCTGCATCCCATATATCGCTCACaatgttattcccatttttcagattcattcattcaatagtatttattcattcgttcattcaatagtatttattgagcgcttactatgtgcagagcactgtactaagcgcttggaatgtacaaatcggtaacagatagggacagtccctgccctttgatgggcttacagtctaatttaatcagatgaagtaactgaggcacagagaagttgtgacttgcccaaagtcacacagcagtcaagtggcagagtcaggactaaaacccaggtccttctgactcccaggcctgtgctatatccactgggccattcattcattcatatttactgagtgctcactgtgtgcaaagcactgtattaagcgtttggaaagtacaatttagcgagagagacaatccctacccacaacggaagcactggaatagatgtaggtttatcaggttggacccagtccccgtcctacgtggagctcagtctaaactggagggaggatttaatccccattttacagatgaaataactgaggcgcagagaagtgaagtgatttgcccaaggtcacacagcaagcaacgggcagatctgggattagaacccaggtcctctgactcctggacctgtgctctttccactaggtcatgctgtttctctggattTCTCCAGGTTTGGAGGTTCCACTTCCACAGAGAAAATTTAGAAAATTGCAGACTACTTCCCGCGCCTCCTCCCATCTTAAGGAGTATGTATTTTTCCAATCTtagagtaggcaagtgacagtACATCTGTGTATATGGGTGGTTGTTTcaggggcagcatggcctcacCAGACAGTCACTCCACTTCCGGACTGATCGTGAAGGCCCGATCCCAGCCTCtgttctgaggagggagggcaggccttCGAGTCCTCTCAGCCCGGTCTCCAGGGACAGTCCCTCAGTCCAGCCTGGCTCGCCTGGTGTCATGCTATCTACTCCACTCTTGGCCCACCCGCCTGCCCCGCTTCTAGGGTGACCCTCCTTGCCCTGTGACCATTTCTCTGATACACAAAGCACCCGATCAGAAGCATGATGTGACAGTGACGGTCATGGATAGGAACAGTTAAAAACTCCAAATGCTGCATGCACTTTCTTCTCCAGGGAACCaaattggggaaggggagggaggaggtattGGAATTCAACCCCCCCCTCCCCTAATTTGGCTTTGGCACTAAACTGTGGCAAGCTCCATATGCCTGGGTAGGACCTGTCTCTAACAGTAAGCGACTAGCCATGGGCATGGAGTGAGAACTCGAACAACTTCATTCAAAGATGTCCTCTGATAGTCACACCTCATTCGATTTTCTGGCAGAAAAACAATCTAATCTGAGAAAGCGCTTTCAGCCGCGCTTTCCCTATCGAAG
Protein-coding sequences here:
- the LOC100092049 gene encoding disintegrin and metalloproteinase domain-containing protein 30-like is translated as MSEAGPGAMGAAGTALLLLGLGGLLAVPDDWGFSSSEVVIPERLTPRGGEAEEPGRLSYLLPLEGRRHVLHLRPKKLLLPRRLPVFTFSARGELLEEQPYVPHGCYYRGAVEGAPDSLATFSTCSRGLWGMLRLQGRLYQVEPLPASATFEHRVSLLDDLQLGNWTCGLTDEEIARQMARLQLSASSPQLYWHDSYIHPKYVELAVAVDNARYRFRESNLSTVIQDTIQIVSYMDSYFEKMKAHVFLKALEVWTDNDKVNTSHKKLSRILGEFSVYQDKVLYPRTQHDFAHLFVRRYYSDAMGWAFVASACMRKYMASTSTLAGPYLLSSSLYSAHELGHGCGLGHDYRYCQCSAKRCIMFSRGSTPKGGFSNCSFNYFFNFVSKTATCLNNIPVVGFVEGRCGNKVVEGEEQCDCGTESECKKDACCRPDCTLSPGAQCISGACCRRCQFVPAKMMCRRRQSECDLEEYCNGTSNLCPEDVYKLDGTPCSDGAICYHGGCHSRLRQCRNLFGKEAKTAPLLCYKEVNEKVDRFGNCGLSGRGYKKCSVRDTLCGRVQCVNVMTVPSMPDHTSVIQTHVKASNTTCWGTDYHVSMHTLRIADMGDVKDGTFCGTGLICIKRTCLNMSLLSYNYEPQMCNHRGVFNNKRNCHCDRGWEPPFCETPGEGGSIDSGPVGTLPVAKTYKIWPVFIIRSTLFVALFIATSVKCITFCKNFNR